DNA sequence from the Hyalangium ruber genome:
CACGCCCGGGTGACGGATGCGCGAGAGCAGTTCCACCTCCCGGTGGAAGCGGGGCTCCCGCGGCTGCATGGAGATCTTCAGCGCGGCGGGCGGGCCCTGCTCCTGTCCCAGCCTGACAGCGCGGTAGACGGCGCCATAGGCACCTCGACCGCTCCGCGCCACCACGCGCCAGCGTCCCAACACAGTGTCCTTGGGCAGCGAGGCCGGGCCCAGCCCTGGTGCGTGTACCGATTCCATGAAGCTCCTCACGGAGAGGCCTCTCCCCTCCGCGTGAGCACCCTACTCCACAAGTAAGTCCAGGTCAGCCCGCTCTATTCGGTAGGTCCTCCTCTGGACGAACCCGTCACACCGCAACTCCCTCTACCGGTCATGTCAGCTCAAAAAGATTGCCGCCAAGCTGAAGGACCACCCGATACTTCGCGGCCATTCGAACGCTACCTGCGCAAGGTGTACTGCCGGCCCGAGATGCTCGAGAGGTCCCCCAATGGATTCTGAACCCTCTTCATCCCCGCAGTTCTTCGTCTTGAAAGTGCCTGCTCCAGGAAATTACGACACCGAATTTTCTGACGGCGGTGATCACAACGTCGGAGAGGCGCCGCGGTGTCCGCGATGCAGTGCCGTTCTTGGCATGCTGTCCTGGCTCCCGCCCTATCGCGGTGAGTTGGAATTGCATGGGGAGAGCTTCGGCGACCTCGTCAGGGCTCCAGGCAATGAACTCCTCATGAACGAGCGAATGGCTGAAGCCTTTCAGCGAGAAGGCCTCAAGGGCTTGAGCGGTTTCCACCCCGTGGAAATTGTGCGCGTTCGCAAACGGGGCCAGAGGAACAAGCCTCCTGTGCCACCGAAATACCTCTGCGTCTCGCCTGCGTTCTTGAGCGCGGCGGTGGATGAAACTCGGAGCCGCATCCGGCGTTCAGAGCCCTTCTCATGCACCTACTGTCGTGCCGTCGGCGTGGACGCCATGTATGGCTTTGCTTTGGAGGAAGGGAGCTGGAACGGGGATGACATCTTCCGTCCAAGAGGCTCGACGGGAAGGTTCGTCGTCTCCCAACGCTTCGAGCAGTTCGTGACCCAGCATGGGTTCACCAACATGCAATTGACGCCTACCCAGGAGTTCATTCAGGACTACTCCGCTCCCAATGGTTCGAACTGAACCTCGGACGCCAGCTACCCTCACGGGTTATCGGAGGTTGGCTGGCGCGGCGTCGCGAAGATGGGCAGGTAACAGCGGCCGTCCCACTCGAAGCCCGCATCGCCGCAAGGTGCCTCGGCCTTGCCGTACTGAACCCAGCACCCACCGCGGATCTCCACTTCACCTTCGGGATGACACGGCGGTCGACGCTGTCCCTTGAAGGGTTCCTTGGGAATATCCAGCGCCACACCGGTCCGCGATAGCACCGGCGCGGAGACCTGCACCGGCGCGGTGAGCACGCCTTCCCCCAGCCCGACGACGCCTCCGTCCACCCCGGCGTCCTGCGTCTCCCCTCGTGCTACCTCCCTCGGAAGTTCTTCTTCGAACTCCACGCGCGCGTGGAGGGAAGCCAGCTCCCAAACACAGATCATGCCGCCAACCACCGTGGCCACCGCGAGCCAGGGTACCAGTCGCGCGATGGCACGCGCCCACCACGGGCGCGGCCCAGGCTTGGAAGTGCGAACCGTGGGTGCCATCGAGGGAGTGGGCCCCACCGGAGCGTCCTCCTCGGGCCCAGAGCCCTCCGCCGCCGCCTCAAAAGCCCGGGCCAGCTCGCCCGCCGTGCCGCGCTCCTCTCTTGCCTCGGAGAGCATGCGCAGAATGAGCGCGTCGAGCCCCGGGCTGATGGTGGACAGCTCGCGCGGAGGCAACAACGAAGGCGGCTGCGGACGCTCGGACTCCATCTCGCACTCCGGGTCGGCTCCCCGAGGAGGATACCGCCCCGTTACCATCCGATAGGCCGTGACCCCTAGCGCGTACACGTCATCCGCCGGCGGATAGACGTAGTGCGCCTCCAGGTCGCGTCGGAACTGGAACTGGAAGCGCAGCGCTTGAGGGCTACGGTACTGCGGCGTGCCGGGCGGCACAGTGCCATCCGTAAGCGGCTTGGCCTCCGGATACCACCCGCATCCAAAGTCGGTGAGGAAGGCGCGACCCTCGGGGCTCACCAACACGTTGTCGCCCTTCACGTCCCGATGCACACACCCTTGCGCGTGCGTGGCCTCCAGCGCCCGCGCCACCTGCCCCAGCAGGCGCAGCACCTGGCGAGAGGTGAACCGCCTCGCGCTGGCCCACTCGTACAGGGATACGCCCTCCGCCCACCCCATGACGAGATAGGGATAGAAGTGTCCCTCCTCATCCGTCCACCACCCGCTGTCCTCCAGCGCTGGCACGCCCGGGTGACGGATGCGGGAGAGCAATTCCACCTCCCGGTGGAAGCGGGGCTCCCGCGGCTGCATGGAGATCTTCAGCGCGGCGGGCGGGCCCTGCTCCTGTCCCAGCCTGACAGCGCGGTAGACGGCGCCATAGGCACCTCGACCGCTCCGCGCCACCACGCGCCAGCGTCCCAACACAGTGTCCTTGGGCAGCGAGGCCGGGCCCAGCCCTGGTGCGTGTACCGATTCCATGAAGCTCCTCACGGAGAGGCCTCGCCCCTCCGCGTGAGCACCCTACTCCACAAGTAGGTCCAGGTCAGCCCGCTCTATTCGGTAGGTCCTCCTCTGGACGAACACGACACACCGCAACTCCCCTTCTTGGGTCTCGATAATCCAGGCAGACGTCTCCCTACCTGGACCACCCCATGACCTTCCGAATCCCGCCGGCCGCTACCTCCCGCGTCGCCTCGACTCCCCAGACGGAGCGGGCGCAGACCCCCACTCGGCCCGTGGAGTCCCAGTCCGCCTCGGAGCGGATGAAGGACCGGATGGAGACGTTCAAGACAATCAAGGCGCCGGTGAAGCAGCTGATCGGCGACTTCTCCCTGCCCCAGACGAGCGGCGGCCAGCGCACCACCGAGGATGCACTCTCGGACATGGATGCGCTGCTGCTCGGGCCCGAGACCTCCACCCAGGCCAATGGCGCCACGGTGGTGCGCGACGCGCCGAACGTGCATGACCCGCGCGACACCCGGAACCCGGTGAGCCTCGGTGGGCTCAAGGGCAAGGGGCTGGACATCGATCTCGGCCCCTTCAAGCCCAAGACCGAGAGCCGCAAGGAGGCAGCCGAAGCCCAGCTCGAGGCCAACGCCGCGCTGGAGCAGGAGCACCTGGCGAAGCTGTCCCCCGAGGAGCGCGCCCAGTACGAAGCCGTGAAGGAGGCCTGTCTGGCGGAGGGAGACCCGGTCGCGGCGCTCTCGCTCCAGAAGCTGCTCTTCCAGGGGAAGCTGCCCGGCGAGGAGGCCCTCGTGGGCGGGGGAACGCTGCTCGATCAGTTGGCCGCCGCGGCCGACCCCAACACCCCCATGGTGGAGGGCCTGGATCGTGGCGCCTTCCTCTGCGACCTGGTGCAGGAGATCGCCACCCCGAGCGCCATCAACCAGGGCAGCGTGGGCACCTGCGCGCCCACGACCCTCGCCATCGACCTGGCGATGCGCAACCCCGCCGAGTACGCGCGCATCGCGCTGGGGCTGGCCAGCCCCGAGGGCAAGGTGGAGCTGGCCGGTGGGCAGACGCTGGAGCGCGAGCCGGGCACGGTGATGGATGACGGCAAGGGTCGCTCCAACGTGCAGCGGCTGATGGGCTCGGCCTTCATGGAGATGGCCAACGGCGACCGCAACTACGACAACGCCACCGAGGAGGGGGATGGCGCCTGGTCCAACGACCTGGACGTCCTCTACGAGGCGCTGTGGGGCCGCCCCATGTCGGACAAGCGCCTGCGCACCGATGAGGAGCGCGCCGCCGCCATGGACATCATCGACACCCAGCTGGAGGCCGGCCGCAACGTGCCGGTGGCCCTCTCCTGGGGCGACGGCTACCACAAGGTGCTCGTCACCGGCACCGAGGTGGTCGATGGCCAGGAGTACGTCACGTACATCAACCCCTGGGGCCGCGAGGAGCGCATGCCCCGCGAGGAGTTCGAGTCGCGCCTGGCGGACATCAACTACGACCCGATGGCGCAGCTGAAGCGCATCGCCGAGTCCATCACCGGCAAGAAGTCTCCCCGGGAGACGCCTCCGCCTCCCTTCTCGCAGGGGACCGTGGACGCCGACCAGCTACGGCGGCTCGCGCAGCTGCGCGGCTGACCGAGGCGGGCGCCCTTCACTCCAGGTCGAGCCCGATGATGACCGGATCGTGATCGCTCGACCGAAACGGCGTGGGAGCGAAGCGATCATCGGTCTTGAACTCGGTGTTGTAATCGAGCACCGGCGGCTCATCCGAGTTGATGTGCCACACGGTGATATCGCGCACCTGCGCCGCCAGGCTCGGCGTGGCCAGCGCGTGGTCGAGCTCTCCCGATTGCCCATCGAACACGAAGCTGTAGCGCTGTGCGGCCGGGATTCGCAGGCTCAGGTGATCCAGCCCGCCCTCCCTCAGGGTATCCACCGGATCCTCCTCGGCGTGGGCGTTCAGGTCGCCGATGACGAGCACATCCGGATCATTCGAGCTTCCCTGAAGCTCCCCGATGAACTCGAGGAGCTTCTGAGCCTGCGCGATGCGCTTGAGGTTCCAGCAGCCCTGGCCCTGCTCCACATCCCCACTCGGGGGGCACGAGCCCTTGGACTTGAAGTGGTTGATGACCACGGTGAAGTCGCCGCCGTAGCCGCTGTTCTCCCGGAAGGTCTGCGCGACGGGGAAGCGGTCGAAGATGGGATCCGGAGAGCTGAGGGACTCCCCGACGAGGCTGACCGTCCCCGGCTTGTAGATGAAGGCGACCTTGATCTCGTCGCTCCCGGTTCCCGAGACCGGATCGGGCACCGCAGCATAGACGGCCTGCCCATATGCGACGTTGAGCGCATCCACCAGGTCCAGAATCGCTGTCGTGCCATTGTTCTCCAACTCGATGAGGCCGACGATGTCCGCATCGAGGGCCTTCAGCGCCGCCACGGTCTTCGCCTTCTGGCGCAAGAACTCCTCGGGCGTGTCGGCGCCCCGCGCGCCAAGCGTCGTGAAGTAGTTGAGCACGTTGAAGCTGGCGACCTTCACGCCGCCCGCGATCGGCGCGGGCGCGGCGGTGCGCGGGTTGGAGTTGGAGAAGACTGGCGCGACGGTGGGATGGATGCGGTACTCGCTGAAGTTGAAGGTGAGCACGCCCGTGAGTCCGCTCACCGAATCACCGACGCGGCGAGTGCCCTCCACGCCAGGCTCGGACAGGAACGGAATGGAGCTGGGGTTCTGCCGCGTGCTGCCGTCATCAAGCAGGATGCGCCGCAGGACATTCTCCTCGGGAGTGCCACCCTGTCCGTTGGTGGGGTTGAAGATGCGGCCCCCACTGGAGAGCACCAATTCGCCGAAGCGGCCGAGGTTGAACGTGTCCGTAACCGTGAGCGCCTGCGAGAAGGTGACGAGCATGCCCTCGTACGCCTCGAGGTCCGTCACGGCACTCACGGGCAGCGCCACCGAGGTGGGCGCGAGCGCCGCACCGCTAGAGCAGACGCTGAGCGCGGTGACGGTGTCGAGCTCGGTGAGGGTGCCGCTGCCTGTGCGGAATTCCTTCACGGTGCCGCTCACGCGGACCCGATCGCCCGGCCGCACGTCGATGCTCGACAGGGGGTTGCCCTGGGGCACGAAGACGAAGAGGCCCTCACTCGTGGCGGGGTTGCCGTCCCCCTGCTCATCCTGGAGGAAAAAGCCGCTCTGCAGTTCCGCAGGCTGGAAGTCCCCCACGACGACGCCCTCGGTGGTGAGCAGGCTCCCAGCCAGCGGGCTGGCGGCCCCCGCGCCCTGGATGGCCGAGATGTCCGTAAGGGTCACCCCATCCGGGCAGGAGCCGTCGGCCTGCGCCGCCGAGACCGTCCCAGAGGCCAGCAGCCCGAGCACCAGAGACAGCGCCGAGCTGACGGCCACACGCCGCCTCATGGCGGCTCCCCGCTCCTCCATCCGCATCTTCATCACGCCCCCGATGCCCCTGCCCTTCAGTGCCGTACACTGAGCACGGGCCGTCCTCGGGAGAATTGACGGGCGAACGAGGGGACACCTCCGTGTGCTCGGGCGCTTCTCACACCGCCGACAGGTGCCTCACCTGCAAGTCCTCGCTCACCGCCAGCGTCGTGCCGTGCGGCAGCTCCACCCAGCCCGCCGTCCGCTTCACATGGCTGGCCACCACCACCCCACGGTGGCGCCGGTGGGCGATCAGCATCGGGTGCGTCTCCGGCATCGACGGCGTAACGCCGCACGCCTCGCAGTGATCGGTGCCCTCCAGCCGCGTATAGAAGAGCGGGGCCTCGCCGGAGCGCGTGGCCACCAGGATGTGCCCGTTGGTCGCCACGAAGTTCAGCGTGGAGGTCCGCGCCGCCCCCTCCCGTGCCGCCGCGCGCTCCAGTTCCCTCGCCGTCTCCGCCAGGAGCGCTCCGGCCACCTCCGCCTCCAAGCGTGGGTCCTCCGTACGCCCCTTGTCCCGCAGCAGCTTCAGGAAGTGCGCGAACGCCACCTCGCTGTCCGTTGCCCCCTTCACCTGCCACCGCAGGTGCTCGGGCAGCTCCGAGAGCAGCGAGGCCCGCAGCCGCTCGAACTCATTCAAGGTCCCCTGGTGCGCGAACAGCCAGTTCCTCGACCGGAAGGGCTGCGTGTTCTCCTCCAGCGACATGCCCACCGGCAGCCGCCCCTCATGGAAGATCAGCGCCGCGGACTCGTGCGGTGGGGGCAGCGAGTCCAAGGTCAACCCCGCGTCGCTCGCCAGGCGCCGCAGCAGCACCTCCCCGTCCGCGTAGGTGCCCACCCCCACCGCGTTGGCCCGCGGCTCGCCCTGAAGGGCCACCTGCCCCTTCAGCCGCGTCAGCTCGCACCGCAGCAGGTTCGGATCGGATGAGAGCACCGCCAGGACAACGGACATGGAAGACGACCCCCTGATGAGCCCCGTGGCCCCTCCAATAGATAAGGACGGCTTCCCCCCCCCTCAACCAAGGTTCCCCAGGTCCCTTGCCCCCTCGCTAAGCCCTTGAAATGGCTCGGATTTAGCAGGATAGAAGGTTTGACAGGCCCACGACGAGGTGCGTAACATCCTCGCGCTTTACGGGCTTGAGAGCCCCTGCGCTTCTGCAGGACTTCACCGGAGACGGAATGTCGGACGAGATCGCGATCGGCATCGACCTCGGCACCTCGTATTCATGTGTCGCTGTGGTCCAGGACGGTCAGCCGGTGGTCATCCCCAACGAGTGGGGAGAGATGACCCATGCCTCGTGCGTGTCGTTCCTCGACGACGGCTCGGTGCTGGTGGGCAACGCCGCCAAGAAGAACATCATCGCCGCGCCCGAGGCCACGGTGTACTCGGCCAAGCGGCTCATCGGCCGCTATTTCTTCTCCGACGAGGTGAAGAAGGCCCAGGCGGTGATGCCCTACCGCATCGTCGAGGGCGACAACAACTCGGTGCGCATCGAGGCGCGCGGCCACACCTACTCGCTGCCGGAGATCTCCGCGCTGGTGCTCAAGGAGATGAAGGCGGTGGCCGAGACGTACATGGGCCGCGAGGTGACCAAGGCGGTCATCACCGTGCCCGCGTACTTCAACGACAACCAGCGCCAGGCCACCAAGGACGCCGGCCGCATCGCCGGCATGGAAGTCCTGCGCATCCTCAACGAGCCCACCGCCGCGGCGCTCGCCTACGGCTTCGGGCGCGACGTCAACCAGCGCGTCGTCGTCTATGACCTCGGCGGCGGTACCTTCGATGTCTCCATCCTGGAGATCGGCAAGGACGTGTTCGAGGTGCTCTCCACCGCGGGCGACACGTACCTGGGCGGCGATGACTTCGACGACCGCATCATGACGTGGATGGCCGAGGACTTCCTGGCCAAGACGCGGCTGGATCTGCGCCAGAACAAATACTGCCTGCAGATGCTCAAGGACTCCGCCGAGCGGGCGAAGATCGACGTGGGCCAGTACGGCACCGCGGAGATCCTCTGCCAGGGCATCTGCCAGGACGCCAACGGCAACGTGATGGACCTGCGGATGCAGCTCAACCAGGACCAGTTCAACCGCATGGTGATGGACCTGGTGCAGCGCACCTTCAAGGTGTGCGACGAGGCGCTGCAGAGCGCGCGCCTGACGGCCTCGGACATCGACGCGGTGATTCTGGTGGGTGGCCCCACGCGCCTGCCCATCATCCGCAACTCCGTGCGCCACTACTTCCAGAAGGAGCCCATGGAGGGCGTGGACCCGGACCAGGTGGTGGCCCTCGGGGCCAGCCTGCAGGCGCACGCGCTGCTGGAGGCCGGAGGCGAGACGTTCCTGGTGGACGTCACCCCGCTGTCGCTGCGCATCGGCACGGTGGGCGGCTACACCGAGAAGGTCATCGACAAGAACACGCCGGTGCCCATCGACCGCTCGAAGACGTTCACCACCAGCCGCGACGGCCAGGAGAAGGTGAAGATCCGCGTGTACCAGGGCGAGTCCAACCGCGCCGACGAGTGCGAGATGCTGGGCGAGTTCGAGTTCTCCGGCTTCCGCATCGGCTACCGCGGCGAGGTGAAGATCGAGGTGACGTTCGAGATCGACACCAACGGCATGGTGAACGTGTCCGCGTGCGACGTGGAGACGGGCCAGAAGACGACCACCACCCTCACCCTGTCCTCGGGCATGTCGGAGGCCGACATCCAGCGCTCGATCGACGCCACCCGGCAGATCCAGCTCTCCGGCCACAGCGCCGACCTCCCTTCCGTGGCTTGAGAGGACTAGCAGGCACCGCCGATGTCCCAACCCCCTGATCAGACCGGCAAGCCCCCTGGACCGCCCGTGGCCCCCGCGGCCGCGCGTCCGGGTGCTCCCGCCGCCGCGCCCCGGCCCCCCGCGCCCGGAACGCCCGGCGCGGTGCCGCCGCGTGCCATGCCGCCCGGAGCCGCTGCGCCTCCCGGAGCCCCTCCGCAGCGCCCCGTGCCCGTCGCTCAGCCCATTCCCGCCGTGGGTGCCACGCCACGTGCGCCCTCCGCGCCACCTGTCCCCGCGCCGCGCCCGCCTCCGCCGCCGGGAGTGGCCGCGCCGCGCCAGGTCCCTGGCGCGCCCATCGCCCAACCTCCCCCTGCCCCGGGGCAGGTACCTCCGGGCGCTCGCCCCGGCGTCATTCCCGTGGGCTCCCGCCCCACCGTGGCCGGAGTCCCCGCCGCGATCCCCGCCTCCGAGCGCCCCACCGTTCCCGGCATGCCCCCCATCCCCGCCGCGGCCTATCAGCCCGGTGTCGCGGCCCCCGCGCCGCCTCCCGCCGTCGCCAGCCGGCCGACGATCCAGGGCATCACCCCCATCTCGGTGACGCCGCAGCCGGGCCCCGGCGTCTCGCTGAGCGCGCCCACCCCCAACTCGCCCGCCGCCCCCGCTCACCGGCCCACCATCCCCGGCATCGTCCCGGTGTCCGTCGCCGGAGGGCCGCCGGCCGCGCCGCCTCG
Encoded proteins:
- a CDS encoding serine/threonine-protein kinase; translated protein: MESVHAPGLGPASLPKDTVLGRWRVVARSGRGAYGAVYRAVRLGQEQGPPAALKISMQPREPRFHREVELLSRIRHPGVPALEDSGWWTDEEGHFYPYLVMGWAEGVSLYEWASARRFTSRQVLRLLGQVARALEATHAQGCVHRDVKGDNVLVSPEGRAFLTDFGCGWYPEAKPLTDGTVPPGTPQYRSPQALRFQFQFRRDLEAHYVYPPADDVYALGVTAYRMVTGRYPPRGADPECEMESERPQPPSLLPPRELSTISPGLDALILRMLSEAREERGTAGELARAFEAAAEGSGPEEDAPVGPTPSMAPTVRTSKPGPRPWWARAIARLVPWLAVATVVGGMICVWELASLHARVEFEEELPREVARGETQDAGVDGGVVGLGEGVLTAPVQVSAPVLSRTGVALDIPKEPFKGQRRPPCHPEGEVEIRGGCWVQYGKAEAPCGDAGFEWDGRCYLPIFATPRQPTSDNP
- a CDS encoding ExeM/NucH family extracellular endonuclease gives rise to the protein MRRRVAVSSALSLVLGLLASGTVSAAQADGSCPDGVTLTDISAIQGAGAASPLAGSLLTTEGVVVGDFQPAELQSGFFLQDEQGDGNPATSEGLFVFVPQGNPLSSIDVRPGDRVRVSGTVKEFRTGSGTLTELDTVTALSVCSSGAALAPTSVALPVSAVTDLEAYEGMLVTFSQALTVTDTFNLGRFGELVLSSGGRIFNPTNGQGGTPEENVLRRILLDDGSTRQNPSSIPFLSEPGVEGTRRVGDSVSGLTGVLTFNFSEYRIHPTVAPVFSNSNPRTAAPAPIAGGVKVASFNVLNYFTTLGARGADTPEEFLRQKAKTVAALKALDADIVGLIELENNGTTAILDLVDALNVAYGQAVYAAVPDPVSGTGSDEIKVAFIYKPGTVSLVGESLSSPDPIFDRFPVAQTFRENSGYGGDFTVVINHFKSKGSCPPSGDVEQGQGCWNLKRIAQAQKLLEFIGELQGSSNDPDVLVIGDLNAHAEEDPVDTLREGGLDHLSLRIPAAQRYSFVFDGQSGELDHALATPSLAAQVRDITVWHINSDEPPVLDYNTEFKTDDRFAPTPFRSSDHDPVIIGLDLE
- a CDS encoding class II glutamine amidotransferase codes for the protein MSVVLAVLSSDPNLLRCELTRLKGQVALQGEPRANAVGVGTYADGEVLLRRLASDAGLTLDSLPPPHESAALIFHEGRLPVGMSLEENTQPFRSRNWLFAHQGTLNEFERLRASLLSELPEHLRWQVKGATDSEVAFAHFLKLLRDKGRTEDPRLEAEVAGALLAETARELERAAAREGAARTSTLNFVATNGHILVATRSGEAPLFYTRLEGTDHCEACGVTPSMPETHPMLIAHRRHRGVVVASHVKRTAGWVELPHGTTLAVSEDLQVRHLSAV
- a CDS encoding Hsp70 family protein, with the protein product MSDEIAIGIDLGTSYSCVAVVQDGQPVVIPNEWGEMTHASCVSFLDDGSVLVGNAAKKNIIAAPEATVYSAKRLIGRYFFSDEVKKAQAVMPYRIVEGDNNSVRIEARGHTYSLPEISALVLKEMKAVAETYMGREVTKAVITVPAYFNDNQRQATKDAGRIAGMEVLRILNEPTAAALAYGFGRDVNQRVVVYDLGGGTFDVSILEIGKDVFEVLSTAGDTYLGGDDFDDRIMTWMAEDFLAKTRLDLRQNKYCLQMLKDSAERAKIDVGQYGTAEILCQGICQDANGNVMDLRMQLNQDQFNRMVMDLVQRTFKVCDEALQSARLTASDIDAVILVGGPTRLPIIRNSVRHYFQKEPMEGVDPDQVVALGASLQAHALLEAGGETFLVDVTPLSLRIGTVGGYTEKVIDKNTPVPIDRSKTFTTSRDGQEKVKIRVYQGESNRADECEMLGEFEFSGFRIGYRGEVKIEVTFEIDTNGMVNVSACDVETGQKTTTTLTLSSGMSEADIQRSIDATRQIQLSGHSADLPSVA